The Oncorhynchus mykiss isolate Arlee chromosome 20, USDA_OmykA_1.1, whole genome shotgun sequence genomic sequence ataaatttcacatgctgttgtgcaaatggaatagacaacaggtggaaattataggcaattagcaagacacccccaataaaggagtggttctgcaggtggtgaccacagaccacttcttagttcctatgcttcctggctgatgttttggtcacttttgaatgctggcggtgcttttgttgacttctgtaaccgtaaaagccttggtttcatgcatgttaacatcagaagcctcctccctaagtttgttttattcactgctttagcacacgcCGCCAACCCTGAtatcctagccatgtctgaatcctggcttaggaccaccaaaaattctgaaatttccatccccaactacaacattttccatcaagatagaactgccagaGGGGGCGGAGTTaggctgcagagttctgtcatactatccaggtctgtgcccaaacaattcgagcttctacttttataaatccacctttccataaataagtctctcactgttgctgcttgttatagacccccctcagcccacAGCTATGCCCTGgacatacttattttccaccataatttgcaaataaattcattaaaaatcctacaatgtgattttctggattttttttctcattttgtctgccatagttgaagtgtacctatgatgaaaattacaggcctctctcatctttttaagtgggagaacttgcacaattggtggctgactaaatacttttttgccccaccatcctgccctgcctctctaaagtcttcgaaagccaagttaacaaacagatcaccgaccattccgaatcccaccgtaccttctccgctatgcaatctggtttccgagctggtcatgggtgcacctcagccacgctcaaggtcctaaacaatatcataaccgccatcgataaaagacagtactgtgcagccgtcttcatcgacctggccaaggctttcgcctctgtcaatcaccacattcttatctgcagactcagtgttgccaacttagtgACTTTGTTgctatatttagcgagtatttagacccctctagcgacacattttcaaaaaagcaACTAGCAACAAATCTAGCaactttttctggtgttattggagactcTGACATGAAAGCATgtatcgttcttactcttctcaacgagcagcgagtgctgccgtgggccccaccctgtcccaaagcactcacaggcgGCCCAGTCCTCGTGCAGAAatccctcccagctgcagtcagagcagatgttcacccctccgcgtccagactgcaaatgaatcgcgcaTGCGGGAAGCcaccgctggctgatcccgccctggcttacattaAAAAAACAATTAACCCGAActagggccagactagttaccataattttctcacattgccaatgacagttttttctattgtctctttttggtccatttagattgtatacaaaaaaaaaatatggttaaaaatgttcatgttttactgtgacttgttgtaggctcctaagtggaccataaggttaaaaaccaaaccaaattaataAAACTAAACTTTTGCCATCCCAAGCCCGGATAAAAGAGGGTTGGAATTGTGCcataaaaaaaattgtcagaagaaagttcatttgtagttctaaacatatttagggtgttttttactcacgttttgtctctcccacaacattgtttctctctcctacagcatccatcacaattacatgcacatggccaattatgcgatgacgtcatttagcgacttctaggacagccaatagctactttccttactgaggagttggcaacactggacTCAATAGCATTggttttttaaatgactacctcgcctggttcaccaactacttctcagatagagttcagtgtgtcaaatcggaggtccTGTTTTCCGAACATTTTAAATTAGTAAATTGATTTTTTGCGTTCTTAAGTTGCTACCCAAGCGGGCTGGTCGTTAAGTTAATTTCTCATGTTTTGACCAAGTCGTTAATTGTAATAATTACATTCATTCGACGTTGCTGTGCTAAACAAATCatagaagcacctttgacagcaatCTGTATCGGCAGATTTTATCAACCTCTTAAATTAGCTGGGGAGTggtggtgaacagcaatctttccacagattttcaatgcgATTCAAGTCTGAGCTTTGGCTGGGCCATtccatttcccaatgatggagaacACTGTGCTCTTTGaaaattgtgatgaggcatatatctggggatGGTTATAAAACAATTTCTATCTCAGAGATCTACAGCCAGTTCCTTGGAATTCAAGGtatagtgtcagtgtgtgtgtgtgtgtgtgtgtgtgtgaaatgcacAGCTGTGGCGGTACAGCTCTGTGGTTTCTGTCTGTAAAAACCCTATTAGAAGCCTATAGGGAAAAACAATCAAAGGAATAAAAAGAAACTAAGACTTTATTTGTCAAAAAAAGAGGAAATCTGGAATATTTTTACATGGCAACATCATATTTTACAGGAGAGGGCCTGTCCACCAACAGCCCAATACATATTCAGATACCAAAGGAATACAGCAGGATTACTACTTGGATAATTTAACAGCAGCCTGGAGGAGTGACATAACAAGCATGCACATATATACAATACACTtccatacacaatacacacacacacacatcactcctctttcaccccaatATACAATGCACATACATTCaatacacatacatacaatacACATACGTATGTCTGTATGGACAGACAGTGCACTGTCCATCTCTCagtacatatcaaagctgcaggctaaagttaaatatagacttggtttcctctatcgtaatcgctcctctttcaccccagctgccaaactaaccctgattcagatgaccatcctacccatgctagattacggagacataatttatagatcaacaggtaagggtgctctcgagcggctagacgTTCTTtatcattcggccatcagatttgccaccaatgctccttataggacacatcactgcactcgatactcctctgtaaactggtcatctctgtatacccgtcgcaagacccactggttgatgctaatttataaaaccctcttaggcctcactcccccctatctgagataacTGCTGCAGCCCTCATCATCCACATACAatacccgttctgccagtcacattctattagaagtccccaaagcacacacatccctgggtcgctcctcttttcagttcgctgcagcgagcgactggaacgagctgcaacaaacactcaaactggacagttatctcaatctcttcattcaaagactcagtcatggacactcttactgacagttgtggctgctttgtgtgatgtattgttgtctctaccttctctaccttcttgtgctgttgactgtgcccaataatgtttgtaccatgttttgtgctgctaccatgttgtgttgctaccatgttgtgttgctgccttgctatgttgttgtcttaggtctctctttatgtagtgttgtatttatatttatttttaaacattttttttttaaatgtatcccgggtccccgtccctgcaggaggctttttgccttttgttaggccgtctttgtaaataagaatgtattcttaactgacttgcctagttaaaataaataaaaaatacaatatacatacatacatacaacataCTCTCTCACAGCCacccacactccctccctccctgcccatcACTTGCTCTTGTAGGTGAGGTGTTTCCGGTGCCAGTGTATCCAGGTGGGGGCGACGACTAGCCCAGTCAGGTAACCAATCACTCCACCCAGACTGCAGGACACAGGCCACACCTACAGGAAACAACGTTGTGATATAAATATATTGTGTAGAACAAACACGGCTTACTGATATACAAAGTAAGGAGTCGTGTCAGCTCTACTCATtgcctttctgtgtgtgtgtgtgtgtgtgtgatctgaccTGCCAGGGTCGGTCCCAGTCCAAAGGGATAGGGAAGGCTCCCAGCCAGGCTCCCACAACACTGCAGCCGACCACCATCTGTAGAGAAGTGTCCCACACCGACATGGCCCTAAAACAAATCACACAAGTATACATATacacattttacacacacacatagcatcgACATTGTGAAGCTTGTGACATAGTGGTAGAGACTGTCTCCCAGTGgacatacagtacagacatactgtctctgtcagagagagagagtgagcgcgagagtgagagagagagagaagataaagaAGTAGTTGGAGAGAGAGTTTGACTAGAAtgtgagagagaataagagaataCAGAAATGCGAGACTtaaagagagaccaagagagacagaggtagacgTAGATAGAGGTAGTACCCATGTCGACTTAAGACTCTTATCCAGGCTTGGACGTTGGGcccgaggacacacacacacctcagagtGGTTAGACTGGTCAACAACACCGCCAGAGAGAACGTCTCCAACGCAGacctaacacacaaacacagtgaaagATTCAAAAACAAAGACTTCCAAAGACTTTCAACACAACGACTTACAACACAATCTGACACACTCAATATTGGCAGGTGGAAACACACTGTCTTGGCAGAACTCACTCCAGTAACGGTGCTCCATACAGGACCACTACAGTGTGGAagaacag encodes the following:
- the LOC110498969 gene encoding phosphatidylinositol-glycan biosynthesis class F protein produces the protein MWDEEIRHMASSHAIMASGVFMATVVPAVLVPGFSVYGTHLLWQYSVAGVVAVVNISLFWLLGVSPPTKKHTITYKVSRLVRSCLYLLLSCLFFHTVVVLYGAPLLESALETFSLAVLLTSLTTLRCVCVLGPNVQAWIRVLSRHGAMSVWDTSLQMVVGCSVVGAWLGAFPIPLDWDRPWQVWPVSCSLGGVIGYLTGLVVAPTWIHWHRKHLTYKSK